The Janthinobacterium lividum genome has a window encoding:
- the argJ gene encoding bifunctional glutamate N-acetyltransferase/amino-acid acetyltransferase ArgJ has product MAVNSPKPVAADLKAVAGIEIGVAEAGIKKPNRKDLLVLKLAPTATVAGVFTLNRFCAAPVQISKANLAAVTAGAAPIRALLVNTGNANAGTGESGLADAQACCAALAELLGCTPQQILPFSTGVILEPLPVQRLVAGLPQAVAALTSDNWFSAAEAIMTTDTQPKAGSRTVTIGGHAVTLTGISKGAGMIKPNMATMLGFLAFDATVAQPVLDQLVKQAADKSFNCITIDGDTSTNDSFMLVATGAGSLVIDSIDSPHYAELAAAVTELSTFLAQAIVRDGEGATKFMTVTVEDGRDVDECRKIAYSIAHSPLVKTAFFASDPNLGRILAAIGYAGVDDLDVGQLNLYLDDVWVAKNGGRNPDYQEQDGQRVMQQSEITIRVKLARGDATATLWTCDLSHDYVSINADYRS; this is encoded by the coding sequence ATGGCCGTCAATTCTCCCAAGCCCGTCGCCGCCGACTTGAAAGCCGTCGCCGGCATTGAAATCGGTGTTGCCGAAGCCGGCATCAAGAAACCCAACCGCAAGGATTTGCTGGTATTGAAACTGGCGCCGACGGCCACCGTGGCCGGCGTGTTCACCTTGAACCGCTTCTGCGCCGCGCCCGTGCAAATCTCGAAAGCCAACCTGGCTGCCGTGACGGCTGGCGCCGCGCCGATCCGCGCGCTGCTGGTCAACACGGGCAACGCGAATGCGGGCACGGGTGAATCGGGCCTGGCCGACGCGCAGGCCTGCTGCGCTGCGCTGGCCGAGCTGCTGGGCTGCACGCCGCAGCAAATCCTGCCGTTTTCCACCGGCGTGATCCTCGAACCGCTGCCCGTGCAGCGCCTGGTCGCCGGCTTGCCGCAAGCCGTGGCCGCGCTGACGTCGGACAACTGGTTCTCGGCCGCCGAAGCCATCATGACCACCGACACGCAGCCGAAAGCCGGTTCGCGCACCGTCACCATCGGTGGCCATGCGGTCACCCTGACGGGCATCAGCAAGGGCGCCGGCATGATCAAGCCGAACATGGCCACCATGCTGGGTTTCCTCGCGTTCGACGCCACCGTGGCCCAGCCCGTGCTGGACCAGCTGGTGAAACAGGCGGCTGACAAATCGTTCAACTGCATCACCATCGACGGCGACACCTCCACCAATGACTCGTTCATGCTGGTGGCCACGGGTGCAGGCAGCCTGGTCATCGATTCGATCGATTCGCCGCACTATGCGGAACTGGCCGCTGCTGTCACCGAACTGTCGACTTTCCTGGCGCAAGCCATCGTGCGCGACGGCGAAGGCGCGACCAAGTTCATGACCGTGACCGTGGAAGACGGCCGCGACGTGGACGAATGCCGCAAGATCGCTTATTCCATCGCCCATTCGCCGCTGGTGAAAACGGCCTTCTTCGCCTCCGACCCGAACCTGGGCCGCATCCTGGCCGCCATCGGCTATGCGGGCGTGGACGACCTGGACGTAGGCCAGTTGAACCTGTACCTGGATGACGTGTGGGTGGCCAAGAATGGCGGCCGTAACCCGGACTACCAGGAGCAGGATGGCCAGCGCGTGATGCAGCAAAGCGAAATCACCATCCGCGTGAAACTGGCGCGCGGCGATGCCACGGCCACCCTGTGGACGTGCGACCTGTCGCATGACTACGTGTCGATCAACGCCGACTATCGCTCATGA
- the secA gene encoding preprotein translocase subunit SecA: MSLLTQIFGSRNQRLLKQYQKTVREINALEPAIEKLSDAELQAKTPAFKERIAAGESLDALLPEAFAVCREASKRVLRMRHFDVQMIGGMVLHFGKIAEMGTGEGKTLMATLPAYLNALSGKGVHIVTVNDYLAQRDAETMGRLYAWLGLSTGVNMSQMEHSAKQQAYNSDITYGTNNEFGFDFLRDNMVYEARERVQRSLNFGIVDEVDSILIDEARTPLIISGQAENHTDLYYKINEVPALLTLQIGEETPDGKGKVEVPGDYTKDEKAHQVLLTEAGHEKAEGILMEMGLLPEGASLYDSANITLVHHLYAALRAHALYFKDQHYVVQNNEVVIVDEFTGRLMTGRRWSDGLHQAVEAKEGVKIQNENQTLASITFQNYFRMYAKLAGMTGTADTEAYEFQEIYGLETVVIPQNRPLQRKDRQDQVYKSSAEKYNAMLNDIRDCYERGQPVLVGTTSIENSELLSGILSKADLPHNVLNAKQHAREAEIIAQAGRPKAITIATNMAGRGTDIVLGGNVENQIKFIEANAELSDADKAAQSQTLRDEWQSLHDHVVNAGGLHIIGTERHESRRVDNQLRGRAGRQGDPGSSRFYLSLDDALLRIFAGDRVRAVMDRLKMPEGEPIEAGIVSRSIESAQRKVEARNFDIRKQLLEYDDVANDQRKVIYQQRNELLETTDISDMIASLRHGVFTDLVHEYVPHESVEEQWDIKGLENTLSSEWQLDLPLHEMLEADSTLTDDEILEKVLAAADAVYQSKIDIVGKESFGGFERNVMLQSVDSHWREHLAALDHLRQGIHLRGYAQKNPKQEYKREAFELFGQMLDMIKNDVTKHVMTVRIQSREEVDAAEQAMQQSHVENVHYQHAEFDPNAAPEELLAPTAGGNMDNVDDMSVSMGVKVGRNDPCPCGSGKKYKACHGKLA; the protein is encoded by the coding sequence ATGTCATTACTGACCCAGATTTTCGGTAGCCGCAACCAGCGGCTGCTCAAGCAATACCAAAAAACGGTACGCGAGATCAATGCGCTCGAGCCGGCAATCGAAAAGCTGTCGGATGCCGAGCTGCAAGCGAAGACGCCTGCCTTCAAGGAACGCATCGCCGCCGGCGAATCGCTCGATGCCTTGTTGCCGGAAGCCTTTGCCGTCTGCCGCGAGGCCAGCAAGCGCGTCCTGCGCATGCGCCATTTCGATGTGCAGATGATCGGCGGTATGGTCTTGCATTTCGGTAAGATCGCGGAGATGGGCACGGGCGAGGGCAAGACCCTGATGGCAACCTTGCCAGCCTACCTGAATGCCTTGTCGGGCAAGGGCGTGCATATCGTCACCGTCAATGATTACCTGGCGCAGCGCGATGCCGAGACCATGGGCCGCCTGTATGCGTGGCTGGGCCTGTCGACGGGCGTGAACATGTCGCAGATGGAGCACAGCGCCAAGCAGCAGGCGTACAATTCCGACATCACGTATGGCACGAACAATGAATTCGGTTTCGACTTCTTGCGCGACAACATGGTCTACGAAGCGCGCGAGCGCGTGCAGCGCAGCCTGAACTTCGGTATCGTCGATGAAGTCGACTCGATCCTGATCGATGAAGCGCGTACGCCTTTGATCATTTCGGGCCAGGCCGAGAACCATACCGACCTGTATTACAAGATCAATGAAGTGCCTGCATTGCTGACTTTGCAGATCGGCGAAGAAACGCCGGACGGCAAGGGCAAGGTTGAAGTGCCGGGCGACTACACCAAGGATGAAAAAGCGCACCAGGTGCTGCTGACGGAAGCTGGCCACGAAAAGGCCGAAGGCATCCTGATGGAAATGGGCCTGCTGCCGGAAGGCGCGTCGCTGTACGATTCGGCCAACATCACCCTCGTGCACCACCTGTATGCGGCCCTGCGCGCGCATGCGCTGTACTTCAAGGATCAGCACTATGTGGTGCAAAACAATGAAGTGGTGATCGTCGATGAATTCACGGGTCGTCTGATGACGGGCCGCCGCTGGTCCGATGGCTTGCACCAGGCCGTCGAAGCGAAAGAAGGCGTCAAGATCCAGAACGAGAACCAGACCCTGGCCTCGATCACCTTCCAGAACTACTTCCGCATGTACGCCAAGCTGGCCGGCATGACCGGTACGGCCGATACCGAAGCGTACGAATTCCAGGAAATCTACGGCCTGGAAACGGTCGTGATCCCGCAAAACCGTCCGCTGCAGCGCAAGGACCGCCAGGATCAGGTCTATAAATCGTCGGCGGAAAAATACAACGCGATGTTGAACGACATCCGCGATTGCTACGAGCGCGGCCAGCCCGTGCTGGTGGGTACGACCTCGATCGAAAACTCGGAACTGTTGTCGGGCATCCTGAGCAAGGCCGATTTGCCGCACAACGTGCTGAACGCGAAGCAGCATGCCCGCGAAGCGGAAATCATCGCCCAGGCAGGCCGTCCGAAAGCCATCACCATCGCCACCAACATGGCTGGTCGCGGTACGGACATCGTGTTGGGCGGTAACGTCGAAAACCAGATCAAGTTCATCGAAGCCAACGCTGAACTTAGCGATGCCGACAAGGCCGCCCAGTCGCAGACCTTGCGCGATGAATGGCAATCCCTGCACGACCACGTGGTCAATGCGGGTGGCTTGCACATCATCGGCACCGAACGCCACGAATCGCGCCGCGTCGACAATCAGCTGCGTGGCCGTGCCGGCCGCCAGGGCGATCCGGGGTCGTCGCGCTTCTACCTGTCGCTCGACGACGCGCTGCTGCGCATCTTTGCCGGCGACCGCGTGCGCGCCGTGATGGATCGTTTGAAAATGCCGGAAGGCGAACCGATCGAGGCAGGCATCGTCTCGCGTTCGATCGAATCGGCCCAGCGCAAGGTTGAAGCGCGCAACTTCGACATCCGCAAGCAATTGCTGGAATACGATGACGTCGCCAACGACCAGCGTAAAGTCATCTACCAGCAGCGTAACGAGCTGCTGGAAACGACCGATATCTCGGACATGATCGCTTCCTTGCGTCATGGCGTGTTCACCGACCTGGTACACGAGTACGTGCCGCATGAATCGGTGGAAGAGCAGTGGGATATCAAGGGCCTGGAAAACACCCTGTCCAGTGAATGGCAGCTCGATTTGCCGTTGCATGAAATGCTGGAAGCCGATTCGACCCTGACGGACGACGAGATTCTGGAAAAAGTGCTGGCCGCGGCCGATGCCGTGTACCAGTCGAAGATCGATATCGTCGGCAAGGAATCGTTTGGCGGCTTCGAACGCAATGTCATGCTGCAAAGCGTGGACAGCCACTGGCGCGAACACCTGGCGGCGCTCGATCACCTGCGCCAGGGTATCCATCTGCGCGGTTATGCGCAGAAGAACCCGAAACAGGAATACAAGCGCGAAGCGTTTGAACTGTTTGGCCAGATGCTCGACATGATCAAGAACGACGTCACGAAACACGTGATGACGGTGCGTATCCAGTCGCGTGAAGAAGTCGATGCGGCCGAACAGGCGATGCAGCAGTCGCACGTGGAAAACGTGCACTACCAGCACGCCGAATTCGACCCGAACGCGGCGCCGGAAGAGCTGCTGGCGCCTACTGCCGGCGGCAACATGGACAACGTCGACGACATGAGCGTGAGCATGGGGGTCAAAGTGGGCCGTAATGACCCATGCCCTTGCGGCAGCGGCAAGAAGTACAAGGCTTGCCACGGCAAGCTGGCCTAA
- a CDS encoding DciA family protein, whose product MRTPTYSPAPRRGYGFARSGPAVTGATDFLRGNATMASLMPTVTRLAALQKDCAKALPAMFEHCDILQFEGGQLVLATPNAALAAKLKQQLPKLQGELERKGWQISGIKLKVQVIKSIAPIVHTRALVLPEKAMSALEELSTALPASKQNEQLIAALRNMLRHHREPKD is encoded by the coding sequence ATGCGAACTCCCACTTATTCTCCGGCACCGCGCCGCGGCTACGGCTTTGCCCGTTCAGGCCCGGCCGTCACGGGCGCAACCGATTTTCTGCGCGGCAACGCCACGATGGCCTCCCTGATGCCCACCGTCACGCGCCTGGCCGCCCTGCAAAAAGATTGCGCCAAGGCCTTGCCGGCGATGTTCGAGCATTGCGACATCCTGCAATTCGAGGGTGGCCAACTGGTGCTGGCCACGCCGAACGCGGCGCTGGCGGCCAAGCTCAAGCAGCAATTGCCGAAGTTACAAGGGGAGCTGGAAAGAAAGGGCTGGCAGATTTCAGGCATCAAGCTGAAAGTGCAAGTCATCAAGAGCATCGCGCCCATCGTGCATACGCGGGCGCTGGTCTTGCCGGAAAAAGCCATGTCGGCCCTGGAAGAGCTGAGCACGGCCCTGCCGGCGTCGAAGCAGAACGAGCAACTGATCGCGGCGCTGCGCAACATGCTGCGCCACCACCGCGAACCGAAGGATTAA
- the lpxC gene encoding UDP-3-O-acyl-N-acetylglucosamine deacetylase gives MLKQRTIKQQVRTIGVGLHSGTKVELILRPAAIDTGIVFRRIDLDPIVEFPASAMAVGDTRMASVLIKDGARVSTVEHLMSAAAGLGVDNMYIDVNAEEIPIMDGSASSFVYLLQQAGVEEQQAAKKFIKVIKPVEVRHGKGDAEKWARLSPYDGFKLDFFIEFNHPAVDGTMQRASVDFGDVSYVHDVARARTFGFMQDVESLRGMGLARGGSLENAIVMDEYRILNADGLRYEDEFVRHKILDAIGDLYLVGHPLLAYYTAHKSGHALNNQLLLALLEQPEAYEIVSFSTNEAAPQSYLRQMEREWSLT, from the coding sequence ATGTTAAAACAACGCACTATCAAACAACAGGTCCGCACCATCGGTGTCGGTTTGCATTCTGGCACCAAGGTGGAGCTGATCTTGCGTCCTGCCGCGATCGACACGGGCATCGTGTTTCGCCGCATCGACCTCGATCCCATCGTCGAGTTCCCCGCCAGCGCCATGGCGGTGGGCGATACGCGCATGGCTTCCGTGCTGATCAAGGACGGCGCCAGGGTGTCCACCGTGGAACACCTGATGTCGGCGGCGGCTGGCCTGGGCGTCGATAATATGTATATCGACGTGAATGCGGAAGAAATTCCCATCATGGACGGTTCCGCCTCGTCCTTCGTCTACCTGCTGCAGCAGGCGGGCGTGGAAGAGCAGCAGGCGGCGAAGAAATTCATCAAGGTCATTAAGCCTGTGGAAGTGCGTCACGGCAAGGGCGACGCGGAGAAATGGGCGCGCTTGTCGCCGTACGACGGCTTCAAGCTCGACTTCTTCATCGAATTCAATCACCCGGCCGTCGATGGCACGATGCAGCGCGCCTCGGTCGACTTCGGCGACGTGTCGTATGTGCACGACGTGGCGCGCGCGCGCACCTTCGGTTTCATGCAGGACGTGGAAAGCTTGCGCGGCATGGGCCTGGCCCGTGGCGGTTCGCTGGAAAATGCCATCGTCATGGATGAGTACCGCATCCTCAATGCCGATGGCTTGCGCTATGAAGACGAGTTCGTGCGCCACAAGATACTCGACGCCATCGGCGACCTGTACCTGGTGGGCCACCCCTTGCTGGCGTACTATACGGCGCACAAATCGGGCCACGCGCTGAACAACCAGCTGCTGCTGGCGCTGCTGGAACAGCCGGAAGCGTATGAAATCGTTTCGTTCTCGACGAACGAGGCGGCGCCGCAATCCTATCTGCGCCAGATGGAGCGCGAGTGGTCTTTGACCTGA
- a CDS encoding DMT family transporter yields the protein MLIAVAMFSLMDTAMKLLSAHYPPMQVTALRALSSLPLVCLYLLYRGAFKNVLKVRWPLHLLRGALGVLMITLFAYGLKRMSLAETYALFFVAPLLITVLSVFILKEKVDFARWCAIAVGLLGVLVALRPDGTGFFSLAGLAVLGSAACYAISAVTGRILSRTDASESMVFWLMLMMALGGVALSAHEWVSIRREDWWLLAGLSLSGFLGQLAITEAFRFGKASSVAPFEYSALAWGMALDWMLWRALPDEYTLIGAAIIIGSGIYLVRREAVHAESEHP from the coding sequence ATGCTGATCGCCGTCGCCATGTTTTCCCTGATGGACACAGCCATGAAGCTGTTGTCTGCCCATTATCCGCCCATGCAGGTGACGGCCTTGCGCGCCCTGTCGTCCTTGCCGCTCGTGTGCCTGTACCTGCTGTACCGTGGCGCCTTCAAGAACGTGCTGAAGGTGCGCTGGCCGCTACACTTGCTGCGCGGTGCCCTGGGCGTGTTGATGATTACCCTGTTCGCCTACGGCTTGAAGCGCATGTCGCTGGCCGAGACGTATGCGCTGTTCTTCGTCGCCCCCTTGCTGATCACGGTCCTGTCGGTTTTTATCCTGAAGGAAAAAGTCGACTTCGCGCGCTGGTGCGCCATCGCCGTGGGCCTGCTGGGCGTGCTGGTGGCGCTGCGCCCGGACGGCACGGGATTCTTTTCGCTGGCCGGGCTGGCCGTGCTGGGTTCGGCTGCCTGTTACGCCATTTCTGCCGTCACGGGCCGCATCCTGAGCCGCACGGATGCCAGCGAAAGCATGGTTTTCTGGCTGATGCTGATGATGGCCCTCGGCGGCGTGGCCCTGTCGGCGCACGAGTGGGTGAGTATCCGCCGCGAAGACTGGTGGCTGCTGGCGGGCCTGTCACTGAGTGGCTTCCTGGGGCAACTGGCCATCACGGAGGCATTTCGTTTTGGCAAGGCGTCCAGCGTGGCGCCGTTCGAATACTCGGCCCTGGCCTGGGGCATGGCCCTGGACTGGATGCTGTGGCGCGCCTTGCCCGACGAATACACCCTGATTGGCGCGGCCATCATCATCGGCAGCGGCATTTACCTGGTGCGCCGTGAAGCCGTGCATGCGGAAAGCGAACATCCGTGA
- a CDS encoding class I SAM-dependent methyltransferase, with the protein MQQHDVVTEQFGKTANAYLSSAVHAQGADLVLMQECARRHGKPVVLDLGCGAGHASFAVAPVAQSVVAYDLAQPMLDVVDCARVQRGLHNISTQRGDVARLPFADASFDMVVTRFSAHHWNDVAGALAEAWRVLRPNGTLLVIDIVAPKTALYDSTLQTVEMLRDASHVRDYRTCEWGAKFDNAGFTHSLRSVWKLTMQFDEWVARMRTSDERVAAIRNLFDGAPEEARNYFALQDDYSFSIDAAMFEATKPSVQ; encoded by the coding sequence ATGCAGCAGCACGATGTCGTTACCGAACAGTTTGGCAAGACGGCCAATGCCTACCTGAGCAGCGCAGTACACGCGCAAGGGGCCGACCTGGTGTTGATGCAGGAATGCGCGCGCCGCCATGGCAAGCCGGTGGTACTGGACCTGGGCTGCGGCGCCGGCCACGCCAGCTTTGCCGTCGCCCCCGTGGCGCAATCGGTGGTCGCCTACGACCTGGCACAGCCCATGCTCGACGTGGTGGACTGCGCCAGGGTGCAGCGCGGCTTGCACAATATCAGCACGCAACGGGGCGACGTGGCCCGCCTGCCGTTTGCCGACGCCAGCTTCGATATGGTCGTCACGCGTTTTTCCGCGCACCACTGGAACGATGTGGCGGGAGCCTTGGCCGAAGCCTGGCGCGTGCTGCGCCCGAACGGCACCTTGCTGGTGATCGACATCGTCGCGCCGAAGACGGCTCTGTACGACAGCACCTTGCAGACGGTGGAAATGCTGCGCGACGCCTCGCACGTGCGCGACTACCGTACCTGCGAATGGGGCGCAAAGTTCGACAACGCGGGATTCACGCACAGCTTGCGCAGCGTGTGGAAACTGACCATGCAGTTCGACGAGTGGGTGGCGCGCATGCGCACGTCGGACGAAAGAGTGGCGGCCATCCGCAACCTGTTCGATGGCGCGCCCGAGGAAGCGCGCAATTATTTCGCGCTGCAGGACGATTATTCATTCAGCATCGATGCGGCCATGTTCGAGGCAACGAAACCCTCAGTACAGTAA
- a CDS encoding peroxiredoxin has protein sequence MTIKIGDTLPEGTLAEFIESETEGCALGPNTFNVQDLVKGKKIAIFGLPGAYTPTCSAQHVPGYVQHAADLKAKGVDEIWCISVNDAFVMGAWGRDQKATGVVRMMADGNAAYSKALGLDADFSKHGMGTRSQRYSMLVDNGVVTQLNVEQGGKFEVSNAETLLGQLA, from the coding sequence ATGACCATCAAGATCGGCGACACCCTGCCAGAAGGCACCCTGGCCGAATTCATCGAAAGCGAAACCGAAGGTTGCGCACTGGGCCCGAACACGTTCAACGTGCAAGACCTGGTCAAGGGCAAGAAGATCGCCATCTTCGGCCTGCCAGGCGCGTACACCCCGACCTGCTCCGCACAGCACGTGCCAGGCTACGTGCAGCACGCTGCCGACCTGAAAGCCAAGGGCGTCGATGAAATCTGGTGCATCTCCGTCAACGACGCGTTCGTGATGGGTGCCTGGGGCCGTGACCAGAAAGCCACCGGCGTCGTGCGCATGATGGCTGACGGCAATGCTGCGTACAGCAAGGCCCTGGGCCTGGACGCTGATTTTTCCAAGCACGGCATGGGCACGCGCTCGCAGCGCTACTCGATGCTGGTCGACAATGGCGTCGTGACGCAATTGAACGTCGAGCAAGGCGGCAAGTTTGAAGTGTCGAATGCCGAGACGCTGCTGGGCCAACTGGCTTAA
- the ftsZ gene encoding cell division protein FtsZ encodes MEFDMVDNTALGTVIKVVGVGGAGGNAVQHMINKGMSGVEFIAANTDAQALSTSKAHNIIQIGDTGLGAGMKPAVGRQLAEESRARIADSLRGAHMVFIAAGMGGGTGTGAAPIVAEVAKELGALTVAVVSKPFSYEGQKCMDIADEGLEQLSLHVDSLIIILNEKLEEIYEDESMLEWMQHADDVLNNAVAGIAEIINVPGHINVDFNDVKTIMGEQGKAMMGTATASGVDRARIAAEQAVASPLLDGIDLSGARGVLVNVTASRGLKGKEIKEVMAAVRAFAAPDASIAQGIAYDDAMGDDIRVTVVATGLGRAKKNIQLVPQQVLRTGTHNSPLTPSAAMGSAQAATTTVGVATPAAGFDGMKAPAVWRRESASEQVRAMEKNGMETYDIPAFLRKQAD; translated from the coding sequence ATGGAGTTCGATATGGTCGATAACACAGCTTTAGGTACCGTCATCAAGGTCGTCGGCGTCGGCGGTGCGGGTGGCAATGCAGTCCAACACATGATCAACAAAGGCATGTCGGGTGTGGAGTTCATTGCCGCCAACACCGACGCACAGGCCCTGTCGACATCGAAGGCCCACAACATCATCCAGATCGGCGATACGGGTCTGGGCGCCGGCATGAAGCCTGCCGTCGGCCGTCAATTGGCGGAAGAATCGCGCGCACGCATCGCCGACTCGCTGCGCGGCGCGCACATGGTCTTCATCGCTGCCGGCATGGGCGGCGGCACGGGCACGGGCGCGGCTCCTATCGTGGCCGAAGTGGCCAAGGAACTGGGCGCGCTGACGGTGGCCGTGGTCTCCAAGCCATTCTCGTACGAAGGCCAGAAGTGCATGGACATCGCCGACGAAGGCCTGGAGCAGCTGTCCCTGCACGTCGATTCGCTGATCATCATCCTCAACGAAAAGCTGGAAGAGATCTACGAAGACGAAAGCATGCTGGAATGGATGCAGCACGCCGATGATGTGCTCAACAACGCGGTGGCCGGTATTGCCGAGATCATCAACGTGCCTGGCCATATCAACGTCGACTTCAACGACGTGAAAACCATCATGGGCGAGCAGGGCAAGGCCATGATGGGTACGGCGACTGCTTCTGGCGTCGACCGCGCGCGCATCGCCGCCGAACAGGCTGTCGCTTCGCCGCTGTTGGATGGCATCGATCTCTCCGGCGCGCGCGGCGTGCTGGTCAACGTCACGGCCAGTCGTGGCCTGAAAGGTAAAGAGATCAAGGAAGTCATGGCTGCCGTGCGCGCGTTTGCCGCGCCGGACGCGTCGATCGCGCAAGGTATCGCCTACGACGATGCGATGGGCGACGACATCCGCGTTACCGTGGTGGCCACGGGCCTGGGCCGCGCGAAGAAAAACATCCAGCTGGTACCGCAGCAAGTGCTGCGCACCGGCACCCACAACAGCCCGTTGACCCCGTCGGCTGCCATGGGTAGCGCGCAAGCGGCGACGACGACGGTTGGCGTGGCCACGCCGGCAGCCGGTTTCGACGGCATGAAGGCGCCGGCAGTATGGCGTCGCGAATCGGCTTCCGAGCAAGTGCGCGCGATGGAAAAGAATGGCATGGAGACGTACGATATCCCAGCCTTCCTGCGCAAACAAGCTGACTAA
- the ftsA gene encoding cell division protein FtsA — MIVGLDIGTSKVVAVVAEVMSDGRHEVIGLGQHESKGLKKGVVVNIEATVESIQRALEEAELMADCKIRNVYAGIAGSHIRSFNSSGMVAIKDKEVTATDVARVIETAKAVNIPTDQQLLHTVPQEFIVDSQEDVREPIGMSGIRLEVKVHIVTGAVSAVQNIVKCVRRCGLEVSDLILQPMASADAVLTPDEKELGVVLIDIGGGTTDVAVFSDGAIRHTAVIPIAGDQITNDIAMALRTPTAEAEEIKIRYGVAKQVLADPGESLEVPGLGDRGPRNLSRQALAAVIEPRVEELFAMVHQVVRESGYEGVLSSGIVLTGGTSIMPGMVEMAEDIFLKPARLGTPEYRGQLADVVRSPRYATVLGLLLEAKKQYLRGHIVTRQDGSVKAVWQRMKEWFLGNF; from the coding sequence CTGATCGTCGGCCTCGACATCGGCACCTCGAAAGTGGTGGCGGTGGTAGCCGAAGTGATGTCCGATGGGCGCCACGAAGTGATCGGGCTGGGCCAGCACGAATCGAAGGGCCTGAAAAAGGGCGTGGTGGTCAATATCGAGGCCACGGTGGAGTCCATCCAGCGCGCGCTGGAAGAGGCCGAGCTGATGGCCGACTGCAAGATCCGCAATGTGTACGCGGGCATTGCGGGCAGCCATATCCGCAGCTTCAATTCCAGCGGCATGGTGGCCATCAAGGACAAGGAAGTGACGGCGACTGACGTGGCGCGCGTCATCGAGACGGCAAAAGCGGTTAACATTCCGACCGATCAGCAATTGCTGCACACGGTGCCGCAAGAGTTCATCGTCGACAGCCAGGAAGATGTGCGCGAGCCTATCGGCATGAGCGGCATCCGCCTGGAGGTGAAGGTGCATATCGTCACCGGCGCCGTGTCGGCGGTGCAGAACATCGTCAAGTGCGTGCGACGCTGCGGGCTGGAAGTGTCGGACCTGATCCTGCAGCCCATGGCGTCCGCCGATGCGGTGCTCACGCCCGACGAGAAGGAACTGGGCGTGGTGCTGATCGACATCGGCGGCGGCACGACCGATGTGGCGGTATTCTCCGATGGCGCGATCCGCCATACGGCAGTCATTCCCATCGCCGGCGACCAGATCACCAACGACATCGCCATGGCCTTGCGTACCCCGACCGCGGAAGCGGAAGAAATCAAGATCCGCTATGGCGTGGCCAAGCAGGTCCTGGCCGACCCCGGCGAATCGCTGGAAGTGCCTGGCCTGGGCGACCGCGGCCCGCGCAACCTGTCGCGCCAGGCGCTGGCCGCAGTGATCGAGCCGCGCGTCGAGGAGCTGTTCGCGATGGTGCACCAGGTGGTGCGCGAATCCGGTTACGAAGGCGTGCTGTCGTCGGGCATCGTGCTCACGGGCGGCACCTCCATCATGCCCGGCATGGTGGAAATGGCGGAAGACATTTTCCTGAAACCGGCGCGCCTGGGCACGCCAGAGTATCGGGGACAGCTGGCCGACGTGGTGCGCAGTCCGCGCTATGCCACGGTACTGGGCCTGCTGCTCGAAGCGAAGAAGCAATACCTGCGCGGCCACATCGTGACGCGTCAGGACGGCTCGGTGAAGGCAGTCTGGCAGCGCATGAAGGAATGGTTTTTAGGGAATTTTTAA